Genomic DNA from Prunus persica cultivar Lovell chromosome G1, Prunus_persica_NCBIv2, whole genome shotgun sequence:
taaataaaaaaattaggtaTTTTCCCAGCACTCACCTcaatcttctcttttcttgctACTGAATCCCAATCCTGAGCTGCAATTCCAGTTTTCCAGTCAAGGTTGACACTTACCCCACTGCCTCCACGATTATTACTATCAACCCAAAAACATGCCAGGTAGTTACCAGCCTCTTGAGTTGTAAAGGCAAACTGACCATGTGTAGCATTATCCCTGTGATGAAGATCGTTCCCGTAAGGCGATGTCACCTACAGAAGCACAAGAACCAAAAGTTACAGGAAAACCACACCAGACGTAAGATGAAAATACAATTATACAAGTCAAATATAGAGAAACCGCCAATGTAATTACTTTCCctttaaaaattcattttcaGTTTGCCATTAATTTTCCATTTGCAATTTAGGGGAGTTATCCAGAAGTGAAAAATCAACAGCTTGATTAACTtgacacaacaaaaaaatttgagtacGAAGTCACTCAAACCCCTCCTCAAACATCAAGTAACAACAGTTTTGAATCTCGTATAAGTATTTAATGTTCTTAGCAATGATGTATCTTTTGTCATTTTGGCTACTATTAGGACTCTAGAGAACCACTGCTAATGCATCCTTTTCATTAGCTCCACTGTAAACAAATCTTAGCACAAATGAACCACAACCACTCAGCCAACATTTGCAATACAGGCCAGAGAACCCCTTCCCTGGATCAAATATCTCCCACTAAGATGGCCAATGGCCTTCAtgtcaataaaatttattcacAGTTTTCTGTGATCTTTAGTGTGCAGCTAACCCAGCAAAAGGTGTCTAACTAACTCAGAACCTGCAGATCAAAGCCACTGCCTGGACAGTTAACACAGCCAGTATTTGTTCTAGAACCTTTACCAACCACATTGGAAATACTTTCACCACAAATGAACAAGGGCTAAGGATGCCATTGTTAGAATACCAATGCAGAGTATCCGATGATGCCTTGATGCATTGTCGTCTATTTACGCTCAACAAGAAACTGCAGGAAGATTACATTTGAAACAAAATCACATCTAAACAAGAGCAAGCCTCTAGCAATGTGCAAAAATACCGTGCATTGCACATGAATAATATAAGTCCATAACATGTGCACCACCAGTTGACCCCACTTTTACataaatcatcatcatcattatatatatatatatatatatatatatttcataagCAACAAATACATACACGCAGAAACAAAAGATACAATTAGCATTTTTCCATTTCCACcatcaatgagaaaaatgCTAATTGTATCACATTTGAGATCTCTTTTCGTCTTAATTTATGCGCATAAGGATAAAAACCAATCAGctaaattttgggtttttctttgttgctaTATTAGTATATGCATTGACAatagaaattacaaaaaataaaaaaaccatatgTGATAGttgattattataatttaaaggAAAAAGGGGAGATGGGGAGGAGCAAAAGGAGGAAATTTTGGAGCAGCACAGACCTTGACGGAGATGGTGGGGGAGTGGGAGTGATCGTCGGAAATGACGACGTAGTCGGCCAAAACAACGACGTTGTTCTGGATTTCCTCGGAGACGCACTTTGTACCGGATGACGGTAACGTCATCCAAATGGCTTGACCCGTCCGTACCAAACAcaggatgaagaagaagatgatgatgccCACCGCACTTTTACTCGTCATCGtaatctcctctctctctctctctctctctctctctctctctctgttctcACTCCCTCCCTCagtttttctctgtttcttggGTTTCAAAACGGAGGAGATTAACATAAGAAAGTAATCAAAGCAAGAAACAATATAAATGCGCATaaatgtataaaataaaaggaaaggaaacaaCATAAATGTCCCACAGGGCTACATTGATGGTATGGCCCAAAAGGCATTGATGGGCCTTGGATTAAAGTAACTAAAGCCCAAGATTTCATGAAGCATAATGCGCTCGCCTCGGGCCAAAACGACTTTAGCAATGCTTTTGAGCAATCTAGGTCACGTTTGGTGCCTAAAATTGGATTAGATTAGACAACTCACTAGATTCAAGGTATGCTAAATGAAGAAATAGAGGAAAAcgtttaaattttgtttaaattgaAGGTAACATACCTTGAATCTTGTGAGGAATCTAATCCAAAGCAATATAATCTAATCCAACCCTAAGCATCAACGTGGCCATAGGGTCACACTTGCTTACGTGGGATTCATGCGCCATGGTTTATGATGACGGCTCCTTGCTAATAGGGAAATAGCCTTgatttcccatgaaccaagAAACCTTTTCTTATGCCTACCCTTATCAAACATAAATCAAACTCACCGTAAGGGTAAGTGGCTGCATAGAGAAAGGCATGTCTACCTGGTTTGCGAGATCCCCAACCTGATTAGTTCATTGGCCATGTGAAGTTAAAAACTACCCTTTTGCATCTCCTTCCTCCTCAATAATTACGCAAAGCCAACAAACCTAATGTGCtcatcctcttcttttcttggcAAAACATACCAGTAACTTCCCTTCAATCTTTTCTTGGCAAACCATACCAGTAATCTGCTCTCTTTGAGCCATGTCTTGTCTTCGTAAGGTCTTTATCTTGGGGAGTTCAATTTGGTAGTAATTTTTGAGCGACCAAGAAAATTCTCACGATCTAATCCCCCATGGTATACAAGACCTCGAAATACATCTCATATACGCAGTGCTTGCTGGGCAATACCAGGTGGCTTACCGTACCTGTGGTTGAAAACTAAACAGTTCCTATCTTTTCAGATTCTCTAGAAGGCAACAAAGCTAGCATACATTAGTTTACTGGTTGACAACTCATGCTTGAGCTTGGTCAGCACTAGGCAATTCTGTATTTTAGCAAGGCAATCAGAGATCACTTATACAATACTCAGTCAACTAAAATCTATTAACTATTTTCCCTTTCTCAAGTCTCTTTcgaaaaaaagggggaaactGACGTTCTGTGAAATAATAGGTTACATTACATGgcattcaaattttgttttctcaatATCATTTTCATCTACATAGATAACTAGTGTGGCATAACTTAGATAAGCTTCTTCTTTAGGAAAAAACTCTTCAAATGCCATAACTGAAGAGTTGAAACTATAATGCAGACAGCCAAGGACATCATACTGAACCATGCCACTCTCGCGTTAGTTCTTTCACTCACGTCCCTCATCTCTGATTCTCTGAGAAtacatccaaaacaaaaacaaggaaTAAGTTAGAGCACAAATACAGTACAGGAAATGTAGACATTCCTATTAGGTAGGTAAACATTACCTGCCCTTGAGGTAGAGTAGATTCTCATGGATTGCCTCCACTGCTCCTTCAAGTTTCCGCAGCTCGAGCTCAAGACCCTATACTTGGGCAATGTTAGTCCATGTCTGTGTTGGCAATTAAATATCCAAAACACTCGAGTCTTTTAGTTTAGTCAAGTGGGTGAAAATTCTAAGTGAAGTTGAATCCCAAGAACTGTGCAGAAGATCAAGCATTGCTGCATATTGAAGTAAGTTAACTATTGGTTTCCTATTTCTCCCATTACTGAATGCGATTTGTCATATAATACATTTGTGAAAGGTATTTGTGCAGGCAGATTTTCAGCAAAAAATCGAGCAGCCAAATTTTCTGATAAATAACGATTGAGCCTATAGCCCaatacattttaaattttcattcaattgtttttttttcctctcattCAAATGGTGTCTCACAGAGAGTTTTCATTGTAACGCCAATTTTTGGAATGTCAATTTCAATGTACTTTGCATTCTTTATTGATTTAAAACCTCCCCGCTTGGCCACAACCTACTTCTGAATATACTGGGATTCTTAGAAGTGCCATAAAAGGTATACAAACTTTAGGATCTTGATCATAATTTCTGCATTAGAACTTGTGTCTTGGTGGAGATCAAGATGGATAAATTCCGTAAagaagcttctttttttttttccccttggAATTTGTCCAGGAGAATGAGGGTGGAAGTTGAGATCACTTGAAGAAACCATAGCAATGGCAAAAGAGATGAGTGCATCTATTGTATGAGACCCGTTTAACCTTAGAAAATAATTTAGGTCCATCATGAGTCAAGGTATAGAAAATAATACTTCTAGTCAAGggccaaataaacaaaaaaaatatgtatacaCAGAAGTAGATCATTTGATGAATCGTTGTGCAAGTACAAATGTGGAGTTTCATTTGGTTGTTAATGTTATTCTCATGGTGGGCTTTTATGTTTTGGCCAGCTTTTGTTGTGGAATTTTGCTGCTGGATCTCGTTGTTTTCCCTTTTGGGTTGCCCATGTAAAGGCTTGTGCACGTTACTTTACTGATTAGCGATTGACTGTGCGCCAAGCAATTCAAGTTTCTGTATACATTTTTCTAACATTCATGTAGGCTTGGATAGCTTCAAGACTTAACTCCATTGCATGCTTAAGCTGTATGTTTGTTGATATATTTGTTAGGGTGATTTGATGGCAATTAGATTAGTTAATACTGTGTTTCTGAGTGATTCAAAAAATTCTGATTAGACACCTATTCACCTCTCTAGGCTAGTTTAGCTTTATAGCGATCTACCTCTGGTGGGCGGATACATAGAAACAAGCAAAATCAAGCTTAGGgatgcaaaagaaaatatgaaagtAAAGATTGCTGGAAACTTTAGTAGCAATGGGAATGGTATAACAATAATCGTATGAAAGCACCAACTAGCCCAGCTAATGGTCTCTAGGTAGCATATGTTGCACCTAAGAGACCAGCGTTCTACGTATTGAGTCTATATACACTAGTACTGAAGCTGGAAAGTGCAAGGCATAGATAAATGTTACCATTACTAAAAGCAATACACACATATAAGTATAGGTCAGCAtcctgggaaaaaaaaaattacacataGGGTTTagatctaaatttttttttttacagaatCGAAATATGAGGGTTTAGATCTAATTACATCCAAGGGACCTAAGTAGAAAACAAGATGTTTGTCATCACACAATCAAATGATGTGGCAATAACatggaaatttaaaacaaaaatcagtttaaagaatttgaaaaaaagaattgtgtaaacagaaaattagctcaatattttttttcttcttctttaataaCGCTTATCTTCCATTGCAGATATGCAACTTCTCAGCCATAGATGAATTTTGAACAATATGACAATAGAATTAATAAACTtcgacaaaaaaaatcaagagtAAACACTTGTATAGTTTTAATGTCTCTATTGTGTAGTTCATCTGAAACACTAGCCTGATCAAAAGTTCAGTGACTGGCCCTATCACAACTTTTGGAAACAATCATCATGATTTGGAATGGAAAATAGagatccatccatccatctcTATAAGAAGTGCAAAATTCACTCCTAATCAAgaagttggaaaattaaaGTGTTAACACAAAAACCAAGCATAGAAACAAATTGTAAATCTTCCATTAGATTGCTAAATTGTTGTAATTTTCTCATTGAACAAACTTATAAATTGCCCATCAATCTTGGGGAACCATGGCAGAGAttaagttttttctttctgctaACATGGAGGTCTATGGCAGGGAAGTAACAATGGTGTAGGGCATAGAAGAGGGTGGAGGCTGAAGGTGTTTACGTTGTTAGCATATTACTCTTTTATcaacatattttattaattgaaagtttaattaaattccATGCCATTGCCACATCACTCTGTAGTATAAAGAGAATCATCTTAACTTTTATGTAAGACCCTTGGATTTTAAAATATCTAAAGGCTATAAAGAAGTGTGAAAATGTATGTAAAGAGCTTTGTCCCAGGATCCTAAccctatatgtatatatattctatAAAAAGAATTAAGTGCTTACCTCAATCTTCTCCTTTCTTGCTACTGATTCCCAATCCTTAGCTGCAATTCCAGTTTTCCAGTCAATGTTGACACTTACTCCACCACCTCCAGGATTATTACCATCAACCCAAAAACATGCCAGGTAGTTTCCAGCCTCATGAGTTGTGAATGCAAACTGACCATGTGTTGAATTCTCCTTTTGATGAAGATTGTTCCCATATGGTGATGTCACCTAAAGGAAGCACAAGAAGTACTATTTAAAGTTTGAAGAAAGCAGAACCAAATTTAAGACGAAAAAGTAATTACACAAGTCAAACGGAACAACAGTTGTTTAACACTTCATTTGCAATTTTTCCagtaatgttttcttttgcaaTCTAAAGGGTTTATCCATAGCTGAAAAATATAATGGTTAATTAACTTGACTACAAACAAAACTTTGCTCAAGAAGTCGGCTAAGTCCCTCCTAAGACATCAACTTACGGGTTTGAATCCCATGTAAGTATCTGATGTTCAGCGATAATACCTTCTGTCAAGTTTCctaattttagaattctagagaagaaaaacagagaaatacTAATATAAAATTTCCCAATACAGACCAGAACCCATTTGGACTTACTAGAAATCACTAAGATGGCCAATGGTTTTATTGTTACCAGATTTACTTAAAGCTTTACCCCAGCTAAAAAGGTCTAAGAGACTATGCAGCCAAAACCTGCAGATCTCAGCAACTGCCCCTTTGACAGTTGACATAACCCCTTTTTGATAGAGACTAGAACCTGGAAACTCCTTGGTAAATGGCTGACCACATTGGAAATTCTTTGACAACTGACCAGCAACAAAAGCATCCAAGTAGTATCCAAGATCCAAGGTTAAATGTACTCCACCACCAATGAAAAATGCGTAGTCATTACTACTACATTTTAGATTTCCTATTTCCTTAATGTTTACAAAAGGGCAGGAGCCAATCAACTAAATATTGGGTAATGGTGGGAATGCTTAAAGTTGCAGTCTCCCTGTGATAAAGATTGTTCCCATAAGGCAATGTCACCTAAAgaacaagaataaaaaatctcaaatgaaaacataataTCCAAGTCAAATGATATAGAACTCGTCAATGTAATTACTTTCTCTTTAaaacttcattttcaatttgccactattttccttttgcaaTTTAGAGTTATCCATACGGGAAAATCTACAGCTCAACTAACTTGAATGAAACAAAGTAATAACAGGATTGAATATTGTATAAGCATCTAATGTTCTAGCAAAATGTATCTTTTCTCCTGTTGGCTAATATTAGAATTCCTTTTTTAAGGAGGTTAATATTAGAATTCTAGAGAAGAATTGTAATATTAAAAAGTACACTTCAAACAAAGCTGATACCAATGAACAACAACCACTCAGCCACTGTTCCCAATACAGGCCAGAGAATCCCTTGGACTTACTAACTCCCACTAAGATGGCCAACAGTcttattgttgaaaaaaattgtgaCCCGGCTAAAGGTGGACGTAATCCTGCAACCAAACTTGCAGATCAAAGCAATTTCCTTGACAGAACTTGTATTTGTTCTAGAACCTGGCAAGTCCTTGGTGTTTGGCTGACCACATTGGAGATACTTCCACAGCAAACTGAACAAGGGCTAAGGTTGCCACTGTCAAATACCAAAGCAGTATACCTTTGAATGATTGATGCATCGGAATCTATTTACGCTTATGCAGACAATGCAGAAATATAAATAAGTCCACAATATGAATCCCAAGTTGATTCCAttttcacacaaaaaaagCAAGAAACATATAAAGCAGAAGACAAGATCCGATTATTACATTTtaaatcttcttttcttcttaattttacACAAGGACAGAAAAAACCAATCCACTATATATTGGGTTTTATtgataatatatgcatctacGTACTTACAATTAGGGATGAAAATTAAAACCTACAAGTCTGACTTTCTAGAATATTAGTTTTGATGTTTAATTTCCTGTTTCCAATTAAATTAGGATGTCACCTATTAGAAAGCTTATGTCTTTTCCTTTCTAGTGCACACCAACATGGTGACATTTTGACCGCTTAAGTATAGAAACAGCATGGTATACAAAGTTAAACAGAAATTTACTCAACTCTCCCCTCCCCCACACAAAAATTGCAGCTCACATAGCAGACATCCAAAGACTTCAAGCCAAAAGCTGTTTCAATAAGCTACTCAAGCTAAGGATTCTGGACCTTTACGTGGATATGCATTATAAAATCACTCCATTTTATGAGCCCATAGATATCAAATCATCAAAGCATTGTTGAAAGAGTTTAGGCATTGAATCGTAGACCTCCTTcccccctctctcttttttgggtttccaGAAAACCTTAAAGCAAAAGATAAGGCAAAGCTTCAATGCAATGCCCAAAAGAAGATGGCTTAATTCAAAGATCAACATGAAATACACGAAATTAAagcaaattaaaataaaaccaagCTGAATTTAAAGGAAAGGGGTTGGAGCGAACAGACCTTGGCGGAGATGGTGGGGGTGTGGGAGTGATCGTCGGGAATGACGACGTAATCGGCCAAAACGACGACGTTGTTCTGGATTTCCTCAGAAACGCACTTCGTGCCGGAGGAGGGTAAGGTCAACCAAATGGCTTGACTCGTCCGTACCAAGCACAGGATCAAGAAAATGATGGCAACCGAACTCCCACTCGCACTCGTACTCGTCATcgcaattctctctctctctctctctctctctctctctctctgtgtttttcTCTGTAcagaaatcagaaattaagTTAAGAAATCTAACCAGCATAAACAGTTGGTCTTTGAAGATTGCGAAGACCAAACCAGCATAAACACTTTGGATCTATCGCTCACAAGTTGCTTGCTTCtctcaatttcttcttacccTTTACTAAGGTTAATTTCATGTAGATCCCACTCAAGTTTTGACTTATTTAAATCTAACCCCGCCATTTGCACTTATTCCACCagctttcattaattattattaacttTTAGGTTGCCTATATTGTCACGGACCCGCTATTTTACGGCTGTAGCCTGCAAGTAGGAGGGGCCCATTTCCGCCAAGCCCAGTCTATATAGCCCAACCCGTTATATCTTTGCACATACAATTGAATATGTGAGTTGACTTTTAGTACTGTCTAGATACGATGTATGATCCTGGTCATCAGTTCAAGACAAGGATTGGCCAAATCATCTCAGAGTTGTGTAGTTCTCTTCATAGCAATACAAGTATTATTTCTCCCAAATCTCTGAGTGTTCTTTGtgttcttctttccttttggtGTTCGACATTATTTTGCCGGTTTCAGGCTGACTTAGCTTATTTAAGATATCGATCAAGTCTAAGGCTGCACAGTTTGAGGTGCccaaaaattagttttttcCTCCAATGTTCACCCCAACATCTAAATCCACCACTTTCCATCCATTCTTCCATCAATTTAAGTCATGTGCTATGTGTTAGAAATGTGCCGTAAATGCCAATCATTAGATTAAATCTTTCATGGAAACTTCATTTAAATTAACCATTTAGGTTAAACACTTAAGGGCAGGTATCTCAACTCAGGTCTCCAGATGGCGATCATTAGCCTATTGCCAAGTCCATGGATTCGTGAGAAAAGAAAGGTGATTTAGAGATGTTAGATGTGGAGAAACCTCTCTCTGTAACCCACACCATGAAAGTTTTCGGTCATAGAATCGTTCAATTGGACATTGATGAACTGCAACGACTATTACACACTATATATGCTCCATATGGAGGGTGACTAGTCTCGGGTCATTCGTGTAGAGATACTAACATAAGTGTGCAAGTGTTTGCTAGAGAGTGAGTTCACTGAACGCGATCAAACTGGAAATCTTGTATGGAATGTCAAACAAGATTTCATCGATTACAATAACGCAAGTGATATAGGCCCAATTTCACGTAGGGCCAAtgtttttgaatttccaaaataaagccattatttatatttcaaaattttttttacccgATTAGTGGCCTGATTATCCAAGATAAAACTCGAAGTTGACTTCGATAGCTGGAGAAAGTCAGACGGAGAAGGAAAAAGCTTAGCAACCGCATGAAATGCAATTTGAACTATGAAGATATACTATACCAACTTGTCGAAGAAAAGGCCATGCTTGGACAAGCCACCATTAACAGTGCAAAAATCAATGTAGAAGATAAGACGTTGAAAGTCAACAATCTAGTCAAAGTCAACGCATTTGACCAAAATAGTTGACCAACTCAAACTATTCGCACTAAGGATATGACTTAATCGTTAAGTCACAAATCATAGTTAAATTGTTAATTACGAAATTAGTTTGACTGTGGACTTAGTTTGGACtttaaagttattttaggCCTAAAATGAAAATACCCAAGGACCTATTGGCCCTACGAACAAGTGTTGTATGACAACACAATTCAAGTAAGCCCAAGAGGTGCCCAAACACCACCATGGGGTTTCTCCTCATCCTTTGTGTTGGCCTACATAGGCCACACTT
This window encodes:
- the LOC18792183 gene encoding transmembrane emp24 domain-containing protein p24delta3, which encodes MRIYIVSCFDYFLMLISSVLKPKKQRKTEGGSENREREREREREREEITMTSKSAVGIIIFFFILCLVRTGQAIWMTLPSSGTKCVSEEIQNNVVVLADYVVISDDHSHSPTISVKVTSPYGNDLHHRDNATHGQFAFTTQEAGNYLACFWVDSNNRGGSGVSVNLDWKTGIAAQDWDSVARKEKIEGLELELRKLEGAVEAIHDNLLYIKGREADMRNLSERTNTRVAWFSMMSLGVCIGVSGLQLLHLKQFFQKKKLI
- the LOC18792356 gene encoding transmembrane emp24 domain-containing protein p24delta3; this translates as MTSTSASGSSVAIIFLILCLVRTSQAIWLTLPSSGTKCVSEEIQNNVVVLADYVVIPDDHSHTPTISAKVTSPYGNNLHQKENSTHGQFAFTTHEAGNYLACFWVDGNNPGGGGVSVNIDWKTGIAAKDWESVARKEKIEGLELELRKLEGAVEAIHENLLYLKGRESEMRDVSERTNARVAWFSMMSLAVCIIVSTLQLWHLKSFFLKKKLI